From the Rhizobium sp. ARZ01 genome, the window GCGACATCGCACCAGAATCCAGCTGCGCAACGGTCGCGCGCTTGCCGGCGCTCAGATCAATAAGACGCATTGCCGCAAGCGACCGGAAAGCCTCGCGCACTACCGTCCGCGAAACGCTAAGCTCCTTGGACAAAGCCGCCTCGCTCGGCAGGCGATCGCCCGGCCCCAGTTCGTTCATGCGGATATGAGCCGTTATTGCCCCAATCGCATTGCTGACCAGTCCTGAGTTTCCAGCCTCCGGAAGAGCCATGTACTTAACTCCGTTCGAAATTGCCAAACCTGTATGACAGCCTTCATTGATTTATGCGTATTTTATAGGTAGCCTGTCTGTCAACGGGTGATTTTCAAATCGGAGAGTTCTGTGGGAATAAATATTGAAGTGGCTTTTGCGGCAGCCAATATCGTGGGGGAAAGTGCCGTATGGGACGACCGAAAAGGGCGTGTCCTGTGGGTCGATATCGTTGCCAAGGCCATACACGCCTTGGTGCCGGCTACGGGCGAACATCAGAGTTGGTCGACACCCGACATGGCAACCTCGATCGGGCTGCGGCAAGACGGCGGGGCGATTGTCGGCCTCGTCAACACGATTGCTCTCTGGGACTACGACGGCGCATTCCGAACGGTTGCCACCGTGGAGCCCGGGACGATGGGCAACCGATTGAACGAAGGCGTCGTCGGCCCGGACGGCGCGTTCTGGATCGGCACGATGCAGAACAACATCGCCTCCGACGGAACGCCCCTGGCGATGAGCGGCGAGAAGGGCCGGCTTTACCGCTACACGCCCGATGACAAGGTGCTGCCGCTGACGGAGGATGTCTTCGGCATCACCAACACGCTGATCTGGCCCGGCGACGGCACGGTGCTGACAGCGGACACGCTTCGCAATACGATCTATTCCTATGAAATAGATGCCGCCGGCTCCTCGCTCCGCAACCGCGTTCCGGTATTTGCTGGCTTCGACCGAGGATTGCCGGATGGCTCCTGCCTCGATGAAGAGGGTTTCATCTGGAATTGCCGCGTCGACCGCGGCGGCTGCATCGTCCGCTTCGATCCAAAGGGACGGATCGACCGGGTGGTCGAATTGCCGTGCGCGCAGCCAACAAGCTGCACATTTGGTGGAGATGACCTTTCCACGCTTTTCATCACCTCCGCCCGCTTTTCGATGAGCGAGGAAGAATTGAAACGAAATCCGCTCGAGGGTGCCCTGTTGGCCATCGACACAGGAAAACGCGGACGAAAATCATATCGTTTCGGGTAGACTCGCCCCCCGCGCTCGATGGCAGATCCTCCGAAGGTCCTCGGGAACTGGAGGAAGTTTGGACCTCTTTCAAGGGTGATGTCGGGCTCCCGCGTGAGCCGGGCGCTACATCGAAGCCGCCCGTCGGAAAAGGTAACCTGACATCACCTGCACGCCTCTTCGGACTTCAAAAGGTTAACAAAGCATTAAAATCAGGGCGTGCGTTGGCTTATCGCGCCTTGCTGGTAGCTTTGCGGCGCGCGTCATGTTGGACCTCGGCGAGCTTTCTCGGCGTTTCTCGGCCTATTTCGAACCGGAAACCACACGCCCTACGGAATAGGTGAAAAGGCATTGTAAACTTCGCTGCTCGCCGGCACCGGCAGCTCCCTTCGATCCATTATGCGACTTTCGAAGACCAAAACCAGAACATCCATGCGAGAGAACACGGATTTGCGCCATCAACGGACGCTAACCTTGGCTTGAGTGGTGACCGGTTTGGGCCGATGGCCGACTGTCCGCTGCCAGGACACCCAACACGAAAACGGACATCTGAGCTGTTGCCCCGTCAAAATTGCGACGGGCCCTTGCTGCTCATCTCATGTAACGCGCTCCCTGAATCTTGTGATCGAAAATTTGCCAAGGTCATGTCTCGGGCCTCGGTCCTGCACCAGATCGGCGATGACCAGCCCCATGCCGGGGCCGATACCGAAGCCGTGACCGCTCATGCCAGTCGCGATCGTCACGCCGCCGATCGACGCTTTATCGACGACAGGCAAGACGTCGGGCATCGTGTCGATCATGCCGGCCCACGAAGCCGTGATGCGCGGTCTGCCGATTTGCGGAAAGGCCTTGGCGAAAATACTTTTGACGCGGTCCAGCTCCTTCGGATTTGGAGCGGGGTCCAGTATGCGGCAGCGCTCGAAGGGCGTTTCCTCCTCGGAGCGCCATTGGCGCCTGGTTCCCCACGCATCGGGATAATTCTTCGGCGCGGCAAGGCGGAAGCGGGTGCTGGTGAAGTCCTCGCGCATTTGCGGAAGATAGGCGACGAAATTCCGGAAGGCGTCCGGACCGATGAAAAAGTCATGGGTCGACCATGGAGTCAGGGTGTAACCGCCATCGGCGCGGCGGCGGATCGCGAACCGGTCATCGCACGCCGCCGCGGGGAAAAACTCCTTCATCGGCTCGGTGCGCATCACCGGAGAAACGACCGAAAGCTGCGGAATCCGTATTCCGTGAGCGGCGAGGAACAGGGCGCTCCAGGCCCCAGCCGCGACGACCACCCGCTCACATGCGACGGTTCCACTTTCGGTAACCACGCCCCGGACATGGCCGCTGGCGATGTCGAGCGCGCGGACGGCGCAATCCTCGCGGATCGTGACGCCGGCTTCCGCCGCCGCGCGCGCCAATACCGGAACGGCGACAAATGGCTCGGCCATCGCGTCGGACGCGGTTGTCATCCCCCCAACCCAGCCGGCGGCATTCGGCAATATCTTTTCCGCCTCGCCGCGGGTCATGAGGCGGGTGTCAACGCCATAGGCGCGCGCGCCGTCCAGCCAATCCTCGAATTCCGCCAGCTTTTTTTCATTGCGGGCGAGATAGGTGATCCCGGCCTGTCGAAAGCCGATGTCCGCGCGCAGCTTTTCATCGAGCTCCTTCCAGATCCTGATTGTATCCACCATGATCGGCAGTTCGGCGTAGTCGCGGCCTTGTTGGCGGATCCAGCCCCAGTTACGGCTGGATTGTTCGCCCGCGACGCGTCCCTTTTCGCACAACAGGACCGAAAGACCGCGCTTTTGAAGCTCCCATGCGGTCATGACGCCAATGATGCCACCGCCAATGACGGTGACATCGACCGCTTGTGGGAGTGGCCCTGCGAACTGTGGTCGATTTTTCAGAGAAATAGGAAAATTGGACATGGAAAATCAAAATCTCGTGGCGCGATAAGGAGCAAGATCAATCTCCGTCGGCCGTCTGGCGATGAGATCGGCGACGAGCCGCGCGGTGACCGCGGAAAGGGTGACGCCCAAATGGCCGTGGCCGAAGGCATAGATGACGTCGGGGCTTTTGCGCGCCGGGCCAATCACGGGCAGGGTATCCGGCGTCGACGGACGATGGCCCATCCACCGGGAAGCCGGGCGCCAATCCGCCAGCGCGGGCAGGATGCGGACGGCATCGGGCAACAGCGCCTCAATGCGCTTGTAGTTAGGCGGCGCGCTCAACCCCGCCAGTTCGTCTCCGCTGACAAGGCGCAGTCCGTCATGCATCGGCGACAAGACGAAACCCCGCCCCGGCACAACCACAGGGCCGCGCAAAAGACGTTCGGATCCGGCGCCGAAGCTGATGTGATAGCCGCGCTCGGCGTCCAGACTGACGCGGTCGCCGAGTTGCTTGGCGAACTTGGCTGACCACGCTCCGGCCGCTACAACGAGGCGATCAAAACCATGTTGGGCGCCTTCACTGCGCACAGTCACGCCGCCGCCGTGCCGCGCTTCGATCGCGTTGACGTTCTCGCGGATCACGCTGGCGCCCTGGTTGACGGCGGCCTGCAGATAGGCCTCGGCCAAGCCTCTGGGAAAGCGAACGTTCCCGGCATTGGGCTGATAGACGCCGCGATAGCAAGAAGCGGGATCGAGACCAGGCTGAAGATCCAGAATAGACCCCTGCTCCAATATCTGATGCGCGACGCCATGCCGGGCCATCAGGCGCCGCTCAAGCGCTGATCCCTCAAAATCCTTGGCCGACGCGTAGATCTTCAGCCAGCCTTCCTGTGTCAACAGATCGAGGACTGCGGCAGTGGCCGCGAAATCCTGATGCGCAAGCAAGGCGCGCGAGACCAACGGGTGCATAGCCGCGGCGATGCTATCGACCGCGGCAGGGGTTCCCGCCGCAATGAACCGCAGCATCCACGGCAAAGCCTTCAGGGCATGATGGAGCCGAAGCACCGCCGGTGATTGGCGGTCGAGCAAATAGGCCGGCAGCGACTTGATGACGGCGGGTGTCGCGGTCGGGGTGATCGAGCCGGTGACGATCGCCCCGGCATTGCCGTAGGACGTGCCGGATCCGGGCTCTTCGCGGTCGAACAAGGTGACCTTGTGCCCCTCCATGGTGAGGGCGAGCGCGGTGCTGCAGCCGACAATTCCAGCTCCGATGACGGCTACGGAGAGCCGTTCACCGCTTTGGGGACGATGTTGCATGGGTGCCAATCAATTTTGAATATGGGTTAAAGAGGGCCCGTCAGTGGTGCAGGACTTTGCTCAAGAAATCGCGCGTCCGGTCGC encodes:
- a CDS encoding FAD-binding oxidoreductase produces the protein MSNFPISLKNRPQFAGPLPQAVDVTVIGGGIIGVMTAWELQKRGLSVLLCEKGRVAGEQSSRNWGWIRQQGRDYAELPIMVDTIRIWKELDEKLRADIGFRQAGITYLARNEKKLAEFEDWLDGARAYGVDTRLMTRGEAEKILPNAAGWVGGMTTASDAMAEPFVAVPVLARAAAEAGVTIREDCAVRALDIASGHVRGVVTESGTVACERVVVAAGAWSALFLAAHGIRIPQLSVVSPVMRTEPMKEFFPAAACDDRFAIRRRADGGYTLTPWSTHDFFIGPDAFRNFVAYLPQMREDFTSTRFRLAAPKNYPDAWGTRRQWRSEEETPFERCRILDPAPNPKELDRVKSIFAKAFPQIGRPRITASWAGMIDTMPDVLPVVDKASIGGVTIATGMSGHGFGIGPGMGLVIADLVQDRGPRHDLGKFSITRFRERVT
- a CDS encoding FAD-binding oxidoreductase; this translates as MQHRPQSGERLSVAVIGAGIVGCSTALALTMEGHKVTLFDREEPGSGTSYGNAGAIVTGSITPTATPAVIKSLPAYLLDRQSPAVLRLHHALKALPWMLRFIAAGTPAAVDSIAAAMHPLVSRALLAHQDFAATAAVLDLLTQEGWLKIYASAKDFEGSALERRLMARHGVAHQILEQGSILDLQPGLDPASCYRGVYQPNAGNVRFPRGLAEAYLQAAVNQGASVIRENVNAIEARHGGGVTVRSEGAQHGFDRLVVAAGAWSAKFAKQLGDRVSLDAERGYHISFGAGSERLLRGPVVVPGRGFVLSPMHDGLRLVSGDELAGLSAPPNYKRIEALLPDAVRILPALADWRPASRWMGHRPSTPDTLPVIGPARKSPDVIYAFGHGHLGVTLSAVTARLVADLIARRPTEIDLAPYRATRF
- a CDS encoding SMP-30/gluconolactonase/LRE family protein; protein product: MGINIEVAFAAANIVGESAVWDDRKGRVLWVDIVAKAIHALVPATGEHQSWSTPDMATSIGLRQDGGAIVGLVNTIALWDYDGAFRTVATVEPGTMGNRLNEGVVGPDGAFWIGTMQNNIASDGTPLAMSGEKGRLYRYTPDDKVLPLTEDVFGITNTLIWPGDGTVLTADTLRNTIYSYEIDAAGSSLRNRVPVFAGFDRGLPDGSCLDEEGFIWNCRVDRGGCIVRFDPKGRIDRVVELPCAQPTSCTFGGDDLSTLFITSARFSMSEEELKRNPLEGALLAIDTGKRGRKSYRFG